The DNA sequence ATCTTCTCCACCATCTTTTTTTTGCGCTGTCCCCCCGCAATTAAATTGTTTGATAATTGCGGTCGCGGTTTGCTATAGGTAGCCTATGTTGAAACCTGAACTTTCGCCATTTCAATGGCAAGACCCATTTTTGTTGGACGCTAGCCTGAACGAGGAAGAAACCCTGACCCGTGATTCGGCGCGGCAATTTGCATCGGAAAAATTATTGCCGATAGTCAGCGATTGGTATTTGAACGAAAAAACCGACCCGGCGATTTATCAAGAATTTGGCAAGGCCGGGTTGTTGGGCGTAACATTGTCGCCCGATTTGGGCGGCATCGGCGCCAGTTACACCAGTTACGGGTTGATAGCGCGCGAAATGGAACGGGTTGATTCGGGTTTTCGGTCGATGTTGTCGGTGCAATCGTCTTTGGTGATTTTCCCCATTTCGGCCTATGGCTCGGCCGAACAACAGCAAAAATACTTACCCGATCTATTGGCCGGCAAAAAAATTGGTTGCTTTGGTTTGACCGAACCCACCGCCGGTTCCGACCCGGGCGGCATGAAAACCCGCGCCGAACCAACCACGCAAAATGGTAAGAAAGGTTATTTGCTGAACGGCAGTAAAACATGGATAACCAACAGCCCATTTGCCGATGTGTTGATTGTTTGGGCAAAATCGGCGGCGCACGACGGCCAGATAAAAGGTTTCATTTTGGAAAAGGGCATGGCCGGATTAAATTGCCCAAAGATTGAGGGGAAGTTGTCGCTTCGCACGTCGGTCACCGGTGAAATTCATTTGAGCGATGTTTTCGTGGCGGCGGAAAATATCATGCCCAATGTCGCGGGGTTAAAGGGGCCGTTTGGTTGCCTGAACCGGGCGCGGTTTGGCATTGCGTTCGGCGTGATTGGCGCGGGCGAGGATTGTTGGCACCGCGCGCGCGATTACGCCATGACGCGCCAACAATTTAATAAACCGCTGGCGCAATTTCAATTGGTGCAATTAAAATTGGCGCAGATGCAAACCGAAATAACCTTGGGGTTTAACGCCGCGTTGCGCGTCGCGCGGATGATGGATGATGGCACGGCGTCGCCCGAAACCATTTCGCTTATCAAACGAAACAATTGCATGAAGATGTTGGACATTGCCCGCATGGCGCGCGACATTCACGGTGGCAATGGGATACAGGCGGCTTACCACGTGATGCGCCACGGCCAAAATTTGGAAACGGTAAATACGTATGAGGGCACGCACGATGTGCATGCCCTGATATTGGGGCGGGCGCAAACCGGCCTGCAGGCGTTTTTTTAAACCCCGATATTTGCGTGGCTCCGACAGGTAAAAAAAATGGCGAAAGAAAAACCGCTCGCTGGTATCAAGGTGTTGGAATTGGCGCGTATTTTGGCCGGGCCATTTTTGGGCCAGGTGTTGGCCGATTTGGGGGCGGAGGTGGTGAAAATTGAATCATGCAATGATGCCGGCGCGGGCAACATGGGCGGCGACGACACCCGAAGTTGGGGGCCGCCGTTCGTTGGCGACGGCACGGGGGATGAAAAAACCGCGGCCTATTTCCATGCATGCAATCGCGGGAAAATATCCCTGCTGGCCGATTTTAATAATGCCGATGATTTATCGCGGGTGCAAAAACTTGCTGGCCGCGCCGACGTGGTGATAGAAAATTTTAAGGTCGGCGGTTTGAAAAAATTCGCGTTGGATTACGCGTCGATAAAAAAAAATAACCCGAGCGTGATTTATTGTTCGATAACCGGTTTTGGCCAAACCGGCCCATATGCCGCGCGGGCGGGTTACGATTATATTGTGCA is a window from the Hydrotalea sp. genome containing:
- a CDS encoding acyl-CoA dehydrogenase, producing MLKPELSPFQWQDPFLLDASLNEEETLTRDSARQFASEKLLPIVSDWYLNEKTDPAIYQEFGKAGLLGVTLSPDLGGIGASYTSYGLIAREMERVDSGFRSMLSVQSSLVIFPISAYGSAEQQQKYLPDLLAGKKIGCFGLTEPTAGSDPGGMKTRAEPTTQNGKKGYLLNGSKTWITNSPFADVLIVWAKSAAHDGQIKGFILEKGMAGLNCPKIEGKLSLRTSVTGEIHLSDVFVAAENIMPNVAGLKGPFGCLNRARFGIAFGVIGAGEDCWHRARDYAMTRQQFNKPLAQFQLVQLKLAQMQTEITLGFNAALRVARMMDDGTASPETISLIKRNNCMKMLDIARMARDIHGGNGIQAAYHVMRHGQNLETVNTYEGTHDVHALILGRAQTGLQAFF